The genomic region AAGCCGTTGGAAAATCTTTTGCCATGATGGGAGTTTTGATGAATGCCTGTGCTTTGGGCAGCACCTCCGTAGGCTCCAGCGCCAGATCGAGACCCGTTCCATCGTTGACGACATCGTATCCGGCAAAATGGCCCGTTTTGGGAGCCAGCAGATAACGGATGGTCGCGGCATGGCGGGCTTCCACCGACACGATTTTCCCGGCGGCAACCAGGTTTTTGGGCAGCGACAGGTACTTGCCGGCCCCGTTGTAAGCACCCACACCCAGATCCTCGAATGTCCGGGCGGTGGTCAGGACGCTGATGCGGTCCTTGAAATTCACCGCGCTGAAGTCTACTTCCAGCTCCGGGATAGCGTATCCGCCGAGCAGTTTTTTGAAGAATTCGCGGTGCACTACCTCGTGGTCGCGGATGGCTTTCAGAATCATCCGTTCCTCATCGTTCATGCCGCCGTAGGGCATGTTGACGACCATGTCGTAAAAAGCGGCTTCCAGTTGTTCCAGGGCGTAGGCATAGTTGAGAATGCCGATTTCCCCGGAGCCCAAATCCACCCCGGCGGCGATACGGGCGCCACCGCGGGCCGAAATTTCCTCCGTGATGGAGTCTTTGCTGCAGCCGGCCACCATCAGCGACGTGGTAGCGGCGGCGGCCCCGGCCATGCGTAGAAACAGGCGACGGCCCACCGGCTCCAGACGAAGTTCCGTTTTCCGGGCCTCAG from Tellurirhabdus rosea harbors:
- a CDS encoding ferritin-like domain-containing protein, whose product is MSKMFSTSAEARKTELRLEPVGRRLFLRMAGAAAATTSLMVAGCSKDSITEEISARGGARIAAGVDLGSGEIGILNYAYALEQLEAAFYDMVVNMPYGGMNDEERMILKAIRDHEVVHREFFKKLLGGYAIPELEVDFSAVNFKDRISVLTTARTFEDLGVGAYNGAGKYLSLPKNLVAAGKIVSVEARHAATIRYLLAPKTGHFAGYDVVNDGTGLDLALEPTEVLPKAQAFIKTPIMAKDFPTA